In the Deltaproteobacteria bacterium genome, one interval contains:
- a CDS encoding DUF177 domain-containing protein, protein MKITLNEIPDDGSLRVELKESGEDLNRFLGESSSHILKFKEPAGGIFDISKKERTLFINVRIEGSVQVVCSRCLADFDYPINGTSKLVLYPECADVESVDPDDDRDYYDGEKIDIKEILDEETLMLVPFNPLCRDDCKGLCSVCGANLNEGACGCSRKDVDERFSVLKGLKI, encoded by the coding sequence TTGAAAATTACCCTTAATGAGATACCTGATGATGGTAGTCTTCGTGTTGAACTGAAAGAATCCGGGGAAGATCTGAATCGCTTTTTGGGCGAAAGTTCATCTCATATTCTAAAGTTTAAAGAACCTGCCGGTGGAATATTCGATATCTCGAAAAAAGAGCGGACGCTTTTTATCAATGTTCGGATTGAAGGCTCTGTTCAGGTTGTTTGTTCCCGATGTCTTGCAGATTTCGATTATCCGATAAATGGAACCAGCAAGCTTGTTCTGTATCCTGAATGCGCAGATGTTGAGAGTGTTGACCCTGATGATGACAGGGATTACTATGACGGTGAAAAGATCGATATCAAAGAGATCCTTGATGAAGAGACTTTGATGCTCGTTCCTTTTAATCCCCTTTGTCGGGATGATTGTAAGGGGCTTTGTTCTGTTTGTGGCGCTAATTTGAATGAAGGGGCCTGTGGTTGTTCCCGTAAAGATGTGGATGAGAGATTTTCCGTTCTTAAAGGATTGAAGATCTGA
- the rpmF gene encoding 50S ribosomal protein L32: MAVPKRKVSKERKRKRRSHHALTTPNVVNCPECGEPRLSHRACPGCGFYNGRKVLASEE, encoded by the coding sequence ATGGCTGTACCAAAGAGAAAAGTTTCAAAAGAGAGAAAGAGAAAGAGAAGGAGTCATCACGCACTGACGACTCCTAATGTTGTTAACTGCCCTGAATGTGGTGAACCGAGATTGTCGCACAGGGCTTGTCCTGGCTGCGGCTTCTACAACGGCAGGAAGGTACTTGCTTCCGAAGAATAG